A region from the Candidatus Saganbacteria bacterium genome encodes:
- a CDS encoding sugar ABC transporter permease codes for MLVWIREKVRKFNKYRFAYVFVLPTVVGMLILHLTPILQGIWMSFLNLNQFTLNQYLGAPFIWFKNYYDVLINVKSPIRIGLFDAARNTAIYTVVVTFGTLVMGTLVALMVNREFRGKGLIRTLFLFPWVVPTYVTGLLWGFMWQRGVGIINILLVDIFHILPTKPFWLIGPNTIWAIIIPTIWRYWPFSMLLLLAGLQSIPEELYEAADIDGASPWKKFWMITWPLLTPVWSILILFGLIFNVYSFNIVIMMFGFGAGFPGEWGDLLMTNIFRNSFMQWNFGVGAAASVLLMVTMIIIVNVWFYFYRRVEAENR; via the coding sequence ATGCTCGTTTGGATTCGAGAGAAAGTAAGAAAGTTCAACAAATACCGATTTGCTTATGTTTTCGTGCTTCCGACCGTTGTTGGCATGCTCATCCTGCATTTGACCCCTATACTCCAAGGCATCTGGATGTCATTTCTCAATCTTAACCAATTCACCCTGAACCAATATCTTGGCGCGCCGTTCATTTGGTTCAAAAATTATTATGATGTATTGATCAATGTAAAAAGCCCGATTAGGATCGGATTATTCGACGCCGCACGCAATACCGCGATCTACACGGTAGTCGTCACTTTTGGGACTTTGGTAATGGGGACGCTTGTAGCCCTTATGGTCAACCGCGAATTCCGAGGCAAAGGCCTTATTAGGACATTGTTCCTTTTCCCATGGGTCGTGCCTACTTATGTAACGGGGCTCTTGTGGGGTTTCATGTGGCAGAGAGGAGTTGGCATCATAAATATTCTCCTTGTGGATATTTTCCATATCCTTCCCACAAAACCTTTTTGGCTTATAGGCCCGAATACGATCTGGGCGATAATAATCCCTACTATTTGGCGCTACTGGCCGTTTTCGATGCTTCTGCTTTTAGCGGGGCTCCAAAGCATCCCGGAAGAGCTTTATGAAGCGGCGGATATCGACGGGGCATCTCCTTGGAAAAAATTTTGGATGATAACTTGGCCGCTTCTGACCCCGGTTTGGTCAATACTTATCCTTTTCGGCCTTATATTCAATGTATACAGCTTTAACATAGTGATCATGATGTTCGGGTTCGGGGCGGGATTCCCGGGCGAGTGGGGAGACCTTCTCATGACAAATATTTTCAGGAACTCGTTCATGCAGTGGAATTTTGGCGTAGGGGCCGCGGCATCGGTGCTTTTGATGGTTACAATGATAATTATTGTAAATGTCTGGTTCTATTTTTACAGAAGAGTAGAGGCTGAAAACAGGTAA